The Geotalea uraniireducens Rf4 genome window below encodes:
- the lipA gene encoding lipoyl synthase has protein sequence MQSKQPGDPMKITRRPEWLQKKISPSAHAEMERLLGDLQLHTVCQEAHCPNISECFRSRQATFLILGNICTRLCSFCNVTKQSPHHFDPDEPARVAAAVQKLQLSHVVITSPTRDDLPDGGAGLYAQTVTAIRKAAPQTAIELLIPDFMGDHGSIAAVVAACPDISGHNLETVPRLYHIRSGADYRRSLDVLKIIHDLDPRLLTKSGLMLGLGETEVEIFQVLDDLLAVGCSYLSLGQYLAPSRSHYPVQGYVPPEIFDNYRERALAMGFKHVESGPYVRSSYHAEQYGMKG, from the coding sequence CTGCAATCTAAGCAACCCGGTGACCCAATGAAGATTACCCGCCGTCCCGAATGGCTCCAGAAAAAGATTTCGCCGTCGGCCCATGCCGAGATGGAACGGCTCCTGGGAGACCTGCAACTGCATACCGTCTGCCAGGAGGCCCACTGTCCGAACATTTCCGAATGCTTTCGTAGCCGCCAGGCAACCTTTCTCATCCTCGGCAATATCTGTACCCGTCTCTGCTCTTTCTGCAACGTGACCAAGCAGTCGCCCCACCATTTCGATCCTGATGAACCTGCACGGGTCGCAGCCGCGGTGCAGAAACTTCAGCTTTCCCATGTGGTCATCACCAGCCCGACCCGCGACGACCTGCCGGACGGCGGCGCCGGCCTTTATGCGCAAACCGTTACAGCGATCCGCAAGGCAGCGCCGCAAACCGCCATTGAACTCCTGATCCCGGACTTCATGGGGGATCACGGCAGCATTGCCGCGGTTGTCGCTGCCTGCCCCGACATCAGCGGCCACAACCTGGAAACGGTGCCGCGTCTCTATCACATCCGGTCCGGCGCCGACTACCGGCGGTCGCTGGATGTGCTGAAGATCATCCACGATCTTGACCCGCGGCTTCTGACGAAATCGGGGCTCATGCTCGGCCTGGGGGAGACGGAAGTCGAGATCTTTCAGGTCCTGGACGATCTGCTGGCGGTGGGGTGCTCCTACCTTAGTCTCGGCCAGTACCTCGCCCCGAGCCGGAGCCACTATCCGGTACAGGGTTACGTGCCGCCGGAAATCTTCGACAACTACCGGGAGAGAGCCCTTGCCATGGGCTTCAAGCATGTGGAGAGCGGGCCTTATGTGCGCAGTTCCTATCATGCTGAACAGTACGGAATGAAAGGCTGA
- a CDS encoding M23 family metallopeptidase, with protein MKNLLSSTKYLLFLAITFLGLLPQVSYAARQSPVDGGVVTSGVGWRLDPFGSGRMVYHNGYDIAVPLGTPVYPTQAGKVYFAGPYKGYGNLVAVDHGNGYVTFYGHNSVVKVTVGQSVDTNTVIALAGSTGRSTGPHVHYEVRQLPGYEKQRRVQLETKLKDVLKEKVDGWVENYVAGKGGPDPENILPEDLNE; from the coding sequence ATGAAAAATTTACTTAGTTCTACGAAATATCTTCTTTTCCTGGCAATAACTTTTCTGGGATTATTGCCGCAGGTTTCTTATGCGGCACGGCAATCGCCGGTAGACGGCGGGGTGGTAACGTCAGGTGTCGGCTGGCGGCTCGATCCGTTCGGCAGCGGCAGGATGGTCTATCATAACGGTTACGACATCGCAGTGCCGCTCGGGACGCCTGTCTATCCGACCCAGGCCGGCAAGGTTTATTTTGCCGGGCCGTACAAGGGGTACGGCAATCTGGTTGCAGTCGATCACGGCAACGGCTATGTGACCTTCTATGGTCACAACTCCGTCGTGAAGGTCACCGTCGGGCAATCCGTGGATACGAATACGGTGATCGCCCTGGCAGGAAGCACCGGCAGGTCCACCGGTCCCCACGTGCATTACGAGGTCAGGCAGCTGCCGGGGTATGAGAAGCAGAGGCGCGTACAGCTGGAAACGAAGTTGAAGGATGTGTTGAAGGAAAAGGTGGATGGTTGGGTTGAAAACTACGTTGCCGGCAAGGGTGGTCCCGATCCGGAAAATATCCTCCCCGAAGACCTCAACGAGTAG
- a CDS encoding DUF309 domain-containing protein, translating to MNVTKSTDDCRQAPPEQLIQGIGEFNAGEWFACHETLEDLWVGAPWGVRDLYQGILQIGVALHHWREGNYRGAVLLLETGVKLLRHVAPVCQTVDVAGLIKESERLRKELERLGPERMAELDRELVPLVKLRADNKTKCR from the coding sequence ATGAACGTCACCAAGTCGACGGATGATTGCCGCCAGGCGCCACCGGAGCAATTGATTCAAGGCATCGGGGAATTCAACGCAGGGGAATGGTTTGCCTGCCACGAGACTTTGGAAGATCTCTGGGTCGGGGCGCCGTGGGGAGTACGCGACCTGTACCAGGGGATTCTCCAGATAGGGGTGGCTCTCCACCACTGGCGGGAAGGGAATTACCGGGGGGCGGTGTTGCTGCTGGAGACCGGCGTCAAGCTGCTGCGCCATGTGGCGCCGGTCTGCCAGACGGTTGATGTGGCCGGACTGATCAAGGAGAGCGAACGGTTGAGAAAAGAACTTGAAAGGCTTGGTCCTGAACGGATGGCCGAACTGGACCGGGAATTGGTCCCGTTGGTCAAATTGCGGGCGGATAACAAGACAAAATGCAGATGA